A stretch of DNA from Plasmodium vinckei vinckei genome assembly, chromosome: PVVCY_07:
TGGATATATCaagatataatttttatatttaatgtatcgtttaataaattaatgaaGTCATGAAATGGAAATGAATATGAGTGCACGTAGTTGCATGCATCGAAGTATATGTAGACATGCAAAGTTAgtttgaaaaaagaaaaaaataaaaagaaaaatgaaaagataaaaatgacGACGAAAAATAAGTAGCAGAAGACAACAAATACGTAAACGCCTCTATGTCTGAACTGCCAACTTGATCAAATGGtccataaatattttcaaagaAACATCGTCtgtattaattatatatgattcATTTGTAGAAGTTCCGAATGTACTTCCACTAAGTGTATTGTGAGTAGTAGATGGATTCACCTTGGCTAATAAAAATCGACTTTGGCTTCCTCCACTATTAcacaaaacaaatttagGAATAGGGAATCTGTCATCTAATATAGATTTAGCATCCTCATGAGGTGCATTTAAAAGTTCTTTAAAATGTGCATATTCTGGTTTTTCATGAAACCCTTGTTCTCTCCATTGATAAATCATTTCACCATACCAAACAACAATATGGAAATATGAatctaataataaaataacatttGATTTTAATGATTGTGCATCTAATAGGACAGGTATTGGTGTTTGGGAATCAAATGAATATTGTAATAAAGCTGGTTGAATCATAATTAAGGAATTCATGACATTCTCtcttaataaaatagaacGATAATATGCAGTTTCATCTGGACTTGCATTAAAagtttgtaaaaaatgagaCCGTCTTAAATGATACATAAATTGAggatatatagaaaattcaGATGATAAATGGAAAGAATTTATATCATCTTTTTGATAATCTGCAAAAGTACTAACAAGTCTAATTAATTTTCTATCTAGCCATCTCAAAACATCTATAGGTTCATCAGTTTCAGCTTTAAATACAGCAAATCTAGCCATTAAAACAGCTGCAGTTTCTTGATCAAATCCTTGAGATATTTCGGCAATACTTGGTTCAGCAAATCTATAAGAAATAGTAGTAACTCTCAATCTTCTTCGACCACTAGGATGTTGATAAAGTGTTTGAAATTGTAAATATGCTTGTCTATCATGTGGTAATGAAGAAACATTTTGATTAActatatcaaaataaaatgcaaTTGTTGAATTTTTATCTAAAGCACAAATTGTCCATTCACAAGTACCACCTTCTCCTACACATGTATCTGAAACATATGGAGCtggttttttattactagAACATCCACCAATAGCAccacatattttaaattcttTAGAACATATAATAGTTAATTTTGCATTATATCcatgttttatataaccTGTTGAATCTGtttcaaaaatttttttaaaagaatcTTTAAACACATTCATAGAAAAAGAATCAGCCATTACCATAAAtccatttgttttttcacAACATACTTTCATTTCATATAAACCAATTTGATCTAATGAACATGCAAATATATCTATAGCATGTCCTGACATAACTGCTCTATTTGCTAACgatacataatattttaatgctTTTTTTACATGTCTAGCATTACTATTATCTTTTTGTAAATCTAAATGATGTCTTAAAGATTCACTAAGAGGAGTATCAACTATTTTTCCAGGAGATGTTGTATCAGCACCTCCAATAAACATCATAATTCGACCACTTAATTGATTACAACAACATTCTAATAAACTAATAGCGACACTTAATGCAGTTCCAGTGCACCTTTTTGCTCTTTGATCTGGTGGTGTTGGCCAACTATCTTTTGAAATATCTTCtaataacatatttatattatattcacaTTCACTTACTGGTTGTAAAAATCTACGAGCTGATGCAGATGTAGTTGAACTTCGTGGATCATTACGGCTTCCTAAATTTAATTGTTTTTGTAAATCTTGTGCACTTATATCTTTTGTCCCTTTAAATACATATGATTTTAAACAATCAGTAAAACCTATTTCATGTACATAACATAAGTAGCCAAAAGTAATTATTCCTATATATGCATCATTTGGCATTAAACTTATACATTGTTGTATCGAATCTTTAAGTTGTTCTAATTCTTCTTCTAATAAACAGGTATCTATCACAAACAAAAATGTTGGAGGAGGAATGTCTCCCACGTTTGATGGCTGAATGTATTCGATATTAGAGTACATCACATCTGCCGGTAAATTCTgcaaaaggaaaaaaaaaaataagatgTAATTACAGCACaataaattgtaaaaatgcaaaattttataatccattttttacCTTTTCAGATATATGTTGAGCATAATGAGGAGGAAAtggattttttatattcgaAAACGGACAAGTCcatgttttatttctaaAATCAATATTACAGTAAGGATTTAAAATACAATTACTTGTTTTACATTTTAATGGTTCATACTCAACTAACTTTACACTATTTTCATCGGATCGTTTTAAAACTGTATATAAACATCCTAATGGTATTTCAATTTTGCTtgcttcattttttgtaggCGGCCAAAGATTCCAACTGAATCTTATCCCTGTTTGATTCTCTTGAAGATGAatatccattttattttgtaaataatatggacatgtatatatgacTCTCTAAAATTGACTAAATAACTAGCTATCCCAATATGTTATACACTATTGGgcctattttttatttgctaACGTTTCTATATCTTAGTTCGTTGCATATAGCAATAACCCTTTGTtcttattttctttttctattttttttttactcaTTCACAAATCTGGGTATTTTCCTTTACATAGTTACCCAGGGAGATGGTACTTGCACGTTTGTAGCAGAACTAAGCATAAACAAAATCAAGAACGTGTACTTGCACGCCCAAGGCTTGTATGCACTAAGTCTGTACGTTTGTAATTGTTATGTATATGACAAAGCTGATTAGTCAGctaattttctttaatcTCCTAATACAGTGAGCAGGTTATAGGATTATATTATggaagtaaaaaaataaaatatatatatgtatatataaattatagaTTTACAACTTATATTAACAAGTttagaatatttttaaatattattaaaaaaataaataaagttaCTATTAAGGataaattcaaataatgtATTACTTTATGAAATgacaaatttaaataatgttatttttatatatcatttcatatactaaaaaaaaaaaaattagaattgttatttaaattttgtaattaATTTAGCATTTTAtcctttaaaataattataaaatataaaatggtatatataattatatccatataaatatatatattatgtaaaaataaaataaaagtagaaaaaatgcaaaaatgtataaaaattaatataagcATACCTCTAAATCAAATTTACTAATCgttgtataaatatttaacatATTCCCCATATGATgttagaaaaattaaataataaaaaatgcatatgtaaaaatatatgcataaaataataatactacgcttatatgcatataaataataatactaccttatatgcatatataaataataatactaattattattatgcatataatagtatagtaaacatataaaacgGGGGATGTATTTCTGCCATATTACGCATATTCCATacgatataaaaatatttaaaattttaatgccaatatttttttataaaacatttcTAAATGTtctcataattattattatatatattttttttcttatttttttttcttaaaatataatgaaatattttttatttttttaaatccaattttcttttactaACATATTTGCtaaatcataataataatacctTTTTCTCCTCtctttcattttcaattcttattgaatataaattaaaaaaaaaaatgtataacaACATTTCAACTATTGTTACAGTTTTGAGGGTATAAAATGAGGTAATCTATttaatatgtacatatactTATGCATATCCAAATATATGATCATACGAGTTTTGTAAATATGTGATACCCTCaacttatttaataatgtcACACCAAGTTGgggataaaaaatacaaaataagtacaccttcacttttttttacatttcaaaaaagttaaacaaatttatacctcctaatatttatgtacCATCAAAAGTATAAACTATtgtcaataaaaaaaaaaaaaaaaaaatatgcatacacaTGTATGCCTTTACTAATATTACCCTTACATTCCCAgacttatttaaattttctttgTTACTCTCTATATGTTATACAAATTTTCAACATGTACATGTAtctatcaaaaaaaaaataagtaaaatTGTCAAACATAAAAGAAAGAAGGGGGTCATACTAATTTAGCCATAATCAAACtgtacatttttatacttgctcattttttttttgtctactaattattattacacatatatatatggacatacaaaaattttctatccatttttttatcaaacatgtttataaaacttttatatactatttattttacaaatttattcataaaatagctaataatataataactataaaaaaaaaattaaattattggTGCAAAAGGTTtagtaaaattattttttttttcttgtctatatatattcgcATGTaggttatatataaaaattaaaaaaaaataaagagaaataaaatcctttcaactttttatcatatatattttagaaTATATATCTGCTAAACAGACAAAATAATtctctatatttatatattcccaTTGAAAAGGGgttcgaaaaaaaatataaaattttaactACTCACCATGTAATAATACTAACTTATAAAAGatacatatacatacttatatatgaataattaactttatttattcatcaaatttaagaaaaaaaaaaatccatatttttactaaaaACGTCTACATCTTTCTCGTCATATAATACTATTTATCCACACCCCTTCGAACATTTTCGGGgtcaataaatatacaatttaaaaaaaaaaaaaaaaaaaaaaaaagatctCAATGCATAGAGTAAAGGAGGTTACCATTTCTCACTGCATCAAAAGTTGGGAGCAAAAAACTGGTACAACAAATAAtccaaaaaaatgtatacatacataccaTTGTGatagtaaaataaatgctattatcttttttctacatattaggaaaaaaaataagcgaagaagaaaatgttAGTTTTATTTGTAACATCCCATTGATTGAAAAACTTGATCAAAGTATAAACACTCTCGAAAAATGTAAACGTTTATCTTTGTCTACCAATAGGATCGAAAAGTTTGTCCCCATGCCTGGCTTAAGTAAGCTACAtccacaaaaaaatgaaaaaaaaatgaaaaaaaaaatccaaaaaaatttctacaaaatgaatgtgtttttttataaaaatagaaaatatagaaatattgTCAATCGGGAGAaattgtattaaaaaactTCAGTTTTTAGAGGACATAAGTGGCACATTAAAACAGTTATGGatatcatataataatattgataagTTAGATAATTTACaatctttaaaaaatttgcaagttctttatttatttcataacaaaataaaatgccTCGAGGAGATTGATAAACTGGTACATTaaataagtaaatatatatatctctTCACTTTTCAAAGACTCTATTTTATCTGTCTTTCCAAACTAACATTCATTTTGTCATTTTTCAGAACACCTTGCCTGAATTAATTGAACTAGGACTTAAAGGAAACCCCATATATGAAGGCCGAACCAACGTCCGTCCCCCTTATTACGTTTGTTGCACTTTTTTTACACCCTTTTTTTCGTCCCCTTTTTACAGCCTTTTTTTGTACCCCCTTTGCAGGAATACATGAAGTTggttattttgaaaaagttGCCTCAATTGAAAGTAGTGGACAATGAGACAGTAAGTTGTagcaaaaaatgaaaaaaaataataaaataaaagcatAGGAAATAACAGGTTTGCATGTTTAATCTTTACAGATAACTGAAAAGCAAAGAAACGATGCCCTCACAATTGAAGTGATTTAAAGAATGATAAAAGTTTTACAATTGAAAATTGTAtgtttacttttttataaatatattttcgtTGATTATCCTTTATAAGATATCTTTTCCTTTGTAATTTAATTGCacattctttatattttcaatctTTCTTTCATAACactttatctttttttccaCGGACAACTAAAAAGGTAccaatatatacaaacatCCACAtgttacatatatatgtagatCTACATGTACATGTACAAAaagataaacaaaaaatataaattacaatttctttgtttatatttatgaattCAATGACTGAAAATTTTCCAGCGGTGTCTATATGCTCGTAATTATTTATCCTAAACAAAtccaatttaaaaaataccaTCAAAAATGggtatatatgtatagtGATATAAATAGTTCAAACAAAGGAATAATACATAACTCATGGAAATTGAAAATgctaatttgttttatgtTTCCCTTACTTGTTTGAACTTTCATTggttttattaatttgattTGTAAGGTCAATAATTAATGAATCCATCTCATTTAATGTAacattgtttttttctaagTTTGCCAAAATatctttttcctttttttcactttccgatatttcattatctaTTGTGTTAATGTCACTTATCAGTTTtcctataaaaaaaatagtgggaaaaaaaatagtgagaaaaaaaatagtgaacaaaaaaatagacaCATTTATAGAAAACTCGTTTTCTTACTGAGATAGGCATAATCATTTTCATGGGTTCGCATAAGattatcataatttaattttttatttttaattaacacatgtagatataaaaaatcaacagtatttatatctttattatttgacaAAATAGATTTAATAtcagtatatttttttttatataaattaattaaagtATCATTAGTTTTTTGAGATTCTtcaattttctttttttgtttattcattatattattataaaactcatttattgtattagattttttcattaaaaatttatttttttttatattttctttcattattttataattttttatttcatcattaatatcaaataaaaatattttactttgACATATCACTGAATTTACAATAATTTTGGCATTCTCAAAATATAGAGTTAgttcttttatttcattttttattttttcaatctCGTTAAATATAAGTTGTTGCTTTCCCATAAAGTTTAGTTCCTTAGCTACCATACACAACAAAACAATAAGACATCATGACTCAACCTatgtttttcattttgtacattttttttacattttttttacatttttttttcacttacTAGCTATTTTTTGGGGAATACACACCTCCTCAgtctgaaaaaaattatcagtCGAACTTTCTTCATTCCAATGCAagcaaatatttttttctttatttaaacatgcattttttttttcttccatttcttcttctttGTCTTGTTTCGAAAAATTCACaactttattataattgaaaaaagagaaaaaagtGATAAAGAACTAAATTATGCACacttaaattttcaaaaacaTTTTCTCATAAATATtgcataataattatgttaCATATATGAACTAATTTCTTAACCTTTCACCTCATCTGTATTCTCAGCAATATCACTATTGTCAGCACTGTTAGCATTTTCTACATTCTCAAcctgtttattatttgcttCCCTTTTTGTGTCAATTATTTCACTAATATTTACATCATATACTGgatttttcatttgattttttgtctggttttttttcttttcaaaattttcgCTAGTCTTTGAAACTGTGCAACCATTCAATGTAATGTCATTATTACTTACTAGTATATCTTTACAAATCTCCTTAGGCTTTAATATAGAATTGTTTACTAACTTTTCAAggttatttaaaaagttttcatcattatttatgcaATTAAAATCTTCTTCGttcttatataataatgtacaaacataatgtatatattcaataacttttaatattttttttttctcttcatatttttcaattagACACAAAAAGGCTTCGTTTTCAAGTTCGATATGTTTATTCTCCCTCTGAAATTaaccaaataaaaaatagctaatatattttatgtaaatatatacgcTAGCTACTTTCCTCTCTTTTTCAACTAAACTACTACCTACTCACTAATTTTGCTACTTAAAATATACTACCTTTATGGCCTCATTTTTCGATATCAaatcttttaatattaattttttatcgtCCAATAAATAACTCATgatttatactttttaaaatgtttttattttaaataactCTCATATgtaaagttaaaaaaaaaaaaaaaaaaaaaaatagctaaataaatatagacatatagctatatattattatgtccATTTTGGAATATcaactttttataaaatgtgtaAATCAATTTTAGTAAACTCCAATTAATgctacataattttttaatataatttcttaacatatttaaatcgAAAAATGGAGAGAAATAAgtttatgaaaattttagcactaaaaaaaatacctCGTAAAATATACTTATGTATGTCCACATTTGCATAAACTTtgtaaacatttttttaataaactttaaaatgatgaatattctattttattaaattttacaaataatatattttttttaatttatcatatctatattttatttcatatatatagagaaaatatatattcttttcaAACAATACAAAGAGAAAGTAAGTATAACTATGCTCGCAATTCAAGCGCATTTGGTCATATACAACATCctactataaaaaatgtttacaCACACATATGTACATTCTTCCATATgttgttaatatataatttaaaaaatagagaataaaattttgtCTATATATGAGACcctgttttttattttcattactaAACATAGTACACCATTTTAATAACACTTTACATGTTTTCTCGAAGATATAcgattttttcttttactatattcgaaaaataaaaattaataattttaatttataaaacgTCGACTATACATTTTAGTATTTTGTCTTTTCTCCTATACCCTATCTATTACGTTTTCTATTTCTACAATTTATGTTTAAAGTTTGAGTAAACAATCGATATAGTATTGCAAATATAAGCTACTGCCATAGTAAGGGgaaacatatatacatccattacatggatatatatgctaaacacttgaaaaataaaagaaaaaattatataaaacaaaatgttCACACATATCAATACACCATATTATACATACTAATCATGTTTCAAAACTCCATTttctaaaattttttaaactattATTTTGGTTAAGTACAAAAACAGaataagaaatatattttaagaaaaaaataaaataataatactgaACTTTATATGGTTTAACATAtgataaaacattttttatttttttattttctattcCCCTTACCCTGTTTAATCTTctttgtattaaaaaaaaaaatttcaaaatttgGTAGCGAagggaaaatatatatttatacccacgcatatgaaaaaaaaaaattatttgaatatttataaatatttctataagtagctatatttttctttatctatatattatgatttatttttttttcttaaaagAAATGTTAAAAGTGATGGAGAAGAGTAATTagaaaattttttcattttattaaatagttACTGCAAAATTGTtataaatcatatattgtatataatatatatacactaTTTTCAGCATTTTCGCCATTTTCACCATTTTCAGCATTCTcagcatataataatatgtaacCTTTTTAAGTAACAttgatattttatacaaattaaaacaaaaaaaatactgataaatatttataaagaaaacaaGTATGGCACTAACAGTGGGGAAAGCAGGACCAGCTTCGGATTTTAGAAAGTTTATGGAAAAACGATTACAAAGtaaaagataaatattACATCCATACTTACATTAGTTACACAAATATGACTATGTTGTAGTTTGCCCATAAATGTTTAAAAGTGGCTAGCCAAAATATGAGTTAAATATACTCAAGTTTTcgctatatatatatatgtttagtcatttatctttatatccttttttacttttttgcAGTTTACTTAAATGGAAATAGACTGATAGTTGGAGTTTTGAGAGGCTATGATACCTTTATGAACTTAGTATTAGATAATACAGtggaaattaaaaaagacgAGAATATTGACATTGGCATTGTTGTTATACGAGGAAATAGTATATCCTATTGGGAATGTTTAGATAAAGtcaatattaaataattttattttcatttcagattttttttaatatttttttactgaGCATTCataaaatgcatatatatttaacttttaaaatttttgtgTCACTTATATGCCCctatgcatatttaaaaaaattgtttaaataatactaactatataattaataaaacaaatgaaaaatataaatattacaaaaaaaaaataaaatgaaaataaaggaCAAATCACATTCATAAATTATCCATACCTACATATGTCCGGTATGCGAAATGGTTATGCCACTAAAACGTCAAGACAAATTTTCAAGCAACAAGTTTTACATAAAActtttatcatattatgCACACACAGCTATgctaatttaatttaattaatttttttgtttaatatgatgaatattttcccatgatttttttatttttaacatgGTGTTATGATCAATCACTTTTTTAATCTTCGCTTTTGCGTTTTGCAAAATGAACACAAAACAATCACAATTCGAAATATATTCTTCTTCcctaaaataataaacaaaatgaacaaaataaaaatattgcacACAAATAAATGCAATGCTCTcattatattcaaaaaaattatgaacaagTCATAATTTTTGCAACAACAACATGAAcgttaatatatttttggttatttttaattttttttttcttttaccTAGTCTCAAACAAACTTGTCGAAAATGTGTACAAATCACGTTTTAGTAAAAAGAAACTCGACAAATAAGGagaagataataataattcgtagaaataatttttatcattgaTCAATGGaataattacaaaaaaagttaGTTCATATTCTTCCTTTTTCAAATtgtgtaaaatatatacgattaatttattaattaggAATATGTCAAATGGTGGATTAACTTCATAAACTccattttgaaaattaaaattaaaaaagtttcCTGTActtccaaaaaaaatatctatatcaggaaaaaaagaacaatatttttgtaaaattgcATTAAATGGGGATGAAAAGCATTCCCTCTCTACTTTCAACTCCTTATACAATAATGTCATTACTCTCTTTGGAATACAACtctagtaaaaaaaaatagagaataggtatatgcatatatatgtacgtACGTATGCACAGACAATATGATAGATCAAACAAAAACCCTTGAATTACCTGCAATCCAGAATGCTTTGCACTTCCTATCAAGGTGTGATACCTCATTAATAAGAATAACGTCAAATAATAGAAATTTTGTACAAGCATATTGTTTctgtttttaattaaaattccATTTTgcttataaaaacaatcatgatcatttttctttctgtttttatctttttttacacAACTATTCCCtacaattaaatatttttctacaCATTCTATGCacatacaatatatatggtTGAACAagtatgaaaaaattaaggggttataattataaaaaaaaaaacaatatctatgaaataatatgcacaggttaatatattttattttataggttttttttaaattatatatattttcgaaaacagtatatttttttccattaaattcgtaatatatattttctttccaTGAATTATTGAccttatttttcaaattcaaaaatataaaatcttTTTTTGCTTGCATATcaaaatcattattattaatgtgtatataaatatttggaaataaaatttttacatttttatatattatgtttatatatttttctaaaatacAATCAtttctattatttgttatatttcGATTGGCTATTAAATTAAGCCAACATTTTCtgtctattttattttgtctaTTTTCGAAACTAAAATTTAttcttcttttaaaaaaaaaagaatataaagcaccaaataatttgatctttctatatataatatgacaACTCTCTTTTCCTACAACaccaatattatttattatattttttctcataTGGTTATGTTTAtacacatttattatattttgcaatttaaataatatttgaagATTTAATctattatatgtaaatatatttttctttaaataaaaaagtagcttaataatttttattttgaaattttttaatttttgtaaaattatttttttctcttcaTCATTGTATAtgatatttaataatttgtaatatgtctgtaaatatatttttctataaaatgtatttaaatttttactaAGTTccctatatttttttcttttccctatatttgatattttttgacGATACTTGCATATTTTCTCTTctcttatattttgtaaactttttttatcctCACAATTTTGGCGTGACaataaaagtgaaaaacgtatcataaataaataggtgtacaaatttatatgcataatactTGTTCTATATAACTtatctaaaaaataaaataaaaaagttttgAAATTAtccaaaaatatttttatcttttcaTTCACaaagttatataaattattttcatatgaaCATGTACATATTGTattgttcatttttatttcctcagtccatttatttgttattttgTTGTCTTTCACATTTATTGCTTTATTCAAATTagctaaatatatacattttttattcattttttttaatttttgtctgaaattattttttattttatttttattttttataaaataacaacTGTGTGTTTTTGGGTGTGCATAACATGTTTTCACATTACCCAACTTAGCAAATGAAAAGTTACATTTTtcggaaaaaaataaattattaataaatatatcaaaataagAACAGAGAAAGGAAAATTGTCTCTTTTTCAAATTCAACATATCCATTTCTTTCATTATTCTTATTTCATTGGCGGTTTGTCTATAGTGTACCTGCACAATGTTCATTACTAAAAGAAcaagcattttttttttcatttgtagatctatatttttatccttTTTTAGTAAACCATAGgagcaaaaaaaacatacaaTATAACTT
This window harbors:
- a CDS encoding dynein light chain 1, putative, which gives rise to MHRVKEVTISHCIKSWEQKTGKKISEEENVSFICNIPLIEKLDQSINTLEKCKRLSLSTNRIEKFVPMPGLKNIEILSIGRNCIKKLQFLEDISGTLKQLWISYNNIDKLDNLQSLKNLQVLYLFHNKIKCLEEIDKLNTLPELIELGLKGNPIYEGRTNEYMKLVILKKLPQLKVVDNETITEKQRNDALTIEVI
- a CDS encoding protein transport protein SEC23, putative, encoding MDIHLQENQTGIRFSWNLWPPTKNEASKIEIPLGCLYTVLKRSDENSVKLVEYEPLKCKTSNCILNPYCNIDFRNKTWTCPFSNIKNPFPPHYAQHISEKNLPADVMYSNIEYIQPSNVGDIPPPTFLFVIDTCLLEEELEQLKDSIQQCISLMPNDAYIGIITFGYLCYVHEIGFTDCLKSYVFKGTKDISAQDLQKQLNLGSRNDPRSSTTSASARRFLQPVSECEYNINMLLEDISKDSWPTPPDQRAKRCTGTALSVAISLLECCCNQLSGRIMMFIGGADTTSPGKIVDTPLSESLRHHLDLQKDNSNARHVKKALKYYVSLANRAVMSGHAIDIFACSLDQIGLYEMKVCCEKTNGFMVMADSFSMNVFKDSFKKIFETDSTGYIKHGYNAKLTIICSKEFKICGAIGGCSSNKKPAPYVSDTCVGEGGTCEWTICALDKNSTIAFYFDIVNQNVSSLPHDRQAYLQFQTLYQHPSGRRRLRVTTISYRFAEPSIAEISQGFDQETAAVLMARFAVFKAETDEPIDVLRWLDRKLIRLVSTFADYQKDDINSFHLSSEFSIYPQFMYHLRRSHFLQTFNASPDETAYYRSILLRENVMNSLIMIQPALLQYSFDSQTPIPVLLDAQSLKSNVILLLDSYFHIVVWYGEMIYQWREQGFHEKPEYAHFKELLNAPHEDAKSILDDRFPIPKFVLCNSGGSQSRFLLAKVNPSTTHNTLSGSTFGTSTNESYIINTDDVSLKIFMDHLIKLAVQT
- a CDS encoding small nuclear ribonucleoprotein G, putative yields the protein MALTVGKAGPASDFRKFMEKRLQIYLNGNRLIVGVLRGYDTFMNLVLDNTVEIKKDENIDIGIVVIRGNSISYWECLDKVNIK